From one Rhopalosiphum padi isolate XX-2018 chromosome 2, ASM2088224v1, whole genome shotgun sequence genomic stretch:
- the LOC132919925 gene encoding ankyrin repeat domain-containing protein 27-like, with product MDHCYDEDVLFNQFLISLCKSSAETFYQAVENGWPICVPREGSFSKNKYSEKDFNDHILIPSKCSDLKFITISGYDVSVDNHAVICQYENKTYTVDILFIETCYTEDNHSYKIICIDGPLNCATMLEDIIVITSVQDCLNFLYSKSNKLLLKDLRSLMDDFLLSNDYINMSIDGKKKSIENLYTKCLKKANYHTKKSNNFFQNNIKLAIEYYIQNKLYTVLMNNINVLVATEDAKLNKLIRNYSTAMIDLEVDQEVKSAIPNARCELSKLYMHKTIIGKFKCLKDTFLKLSNGHNNFTVDNILSALVHLVIHCKIPNWNAQIYFMKHFIISNIKDFDDNFYLTSLEAAIEHIKFHNFNLKLSTNFQDSNYGTFYNYICNGQYYKVKETLEYVKIQQSSSKCHPLCECDSCMKEVLKEPAVCVKYKDEQGLTPLHVAAFYGYPLIIELLLEYGSDINALDNFSLTPAHYAALRGQQNALLFLLHNKALMIGDNEGNTPLHLCCSNGHDLCVKALLYFMEFSDSKLNINVQNNQGDTPLHLSFKWGYSNVVQILIEQGGDPLVCNRRGQTCFDCAHNSKMIETFKINKKNNVERVRRSSVEITLQQKMIGKIITAISDGDIRLVQHYLGIDDENQNINTFIDINCSNYKGYTPLHVAAANGQTNILKMLIGYGADINSLTTSEQYTALHLAVKNKMSRVIDVLLDSEKCNINNQDNSGNSVLHYACTIGDPNIITRLLEHGADLGIINKKFISALDILNKNPELRHLISIKKKNTDIKIQKNI from the exons ATGGATCATTGCTACGACGAAgatgttttatttaatcaatttttgataTCTCTTTGCAAATCATCTGCAGAAACATTTTATCAAGCTGTTGAAAATGGATGGCCTATATGTGTTCCTAGAGAAGGTTCCTTCTCGAAAAATAAGTATTCTGAAAAAGATTTTAATGATCACATTTTAATTCCCAGTAAGTGTtcagatttaaaattcattacaaTAAGTGGCTACGATGTTTCTGTAGACAACCATGCAGTTATATGTCAATATGAAAACAAGACTTACACTGTAGACATACTATTTATTGAAACATGCTATACAGAAGATAatcatagttataaaataatatgtattgatggTCCATTAAACTGTGCTACTATGTTAgaagatattattgtaataacatcCGTTCAAGactgtttaaattttttgtattccaaaagcaataaattgttattaaaagacTTAAGATCCTTAATGGATGATTTTTTATTATCCAATGACTATATTAATATGTCTATTGATGGTAagaaaaaatccattgaaaatttgtatactaaatgtttaaaaaaagcaAACTACCATACTAAAAAGTccaataattttttccaaaacaatattaaacttgCAATAgagtattatatacaaaataaactgtatactgtcttgatgaataatataaatgttttagtgGCAACCGAAGATGCCaagttaaataaacttatacgaAATTATTCTACTGCTATGATTGACTTAGAAGTGGACCAAGAAGTAAAATCTGCAATACCAAATGCCAGATGTGAATTATCCAAATTGtatatgcataaaactattattggaaagtttaaatgtttaaaagatacatttttaaaactatctaATGGACATAACAATTTTACAGTGGATAACATACTAAGTGCTTTAGTCCATTTAGTCATTCATTGTAAAATACCCAATTGGAAtgctcaaatatattttatgaaacattttattatcagcAATATTAAAGACTTTGATGATAATTTCTATTTAACTTCATTGGAAGCAGCTATTGAACATATAaaatttcacaattttaatcttaaattatcaACAAACTTCCAAGATTCAAATTAtggtactttttataattatatatgcaacGGACAGTACTACAAAGTTAAAGAAACCTTAGAATATGTGAAAATACAACAATCTAGCTCAAAATGTCATCCTTTATGTGAATGCGATTCTTGTATGAAAGAGGTATTAAAAGAACCGGCGGTTTGTGTAAAGTATAAAGATGAACAGGGCCTCACTCCTCTTCATGTAGCAGCTTTTTATGGGTATCCacttattattgaattactCTTGGAGTATGGATCAGATATAAATGCTTTGGATAATTTTTCACTTACACCTGCCCATTATGCTGCACTTAGAGGACAACAGAAtgcattattgtttttgttacatAATAAAGCATTGATGATCGGGGACAATGAAGGTAACACTCCTTTGCATTTGTGTTGTTCAAATGGTCATGATCTATGTGTCAAagcattgttatattttatggagttttcagactcaaaattaaatataaatgtacaaaacaaTCAGGGAGACACACCTCTTCATTTAAGCTTTAAATGGGGTTATAGTAATGTAGTCCAAATACTGATTGAACAAGGTGGAGATCCATTAGTGTGCAATCGTAGAGGTCAAACTTGTTTTGATTGTGCTCACAATTCCAAAATGATagagacatttaaaattaataaaaaaaataatgtcgaaAGAGTGAGAAGAAGTAGTGTTGAAATTACATTGCAGCAAAAAatgattggaaaaataataactgcTATATCTGATGGTGACATACGTTTAGTGCAACACTATTTAGGCATTGATGATGAAAATCAAaacatcaatacatttattgatataaactgTTCTAATTATAAAGGCTATACTCCTCTTCATGTAGCAGCAGCTAATGgccaaacaaatattttaaagatgttGATTGGATATGGAGCAGACATTAATTCATTGACAACTTCTGAACAATATACTGCATTACATTTGGCTGTAAAGAACAAAATGAGCAGAGTTATTGATGTTCTACTAGATTCtgaaaaatgcaatattaacAATCAAGATAATAGTGGCAATAGCGTATTGCACTATGCTTGTACAATTGGTGATCCTAATATTATAACTAGACTACTTGAACATGGTGCTGACCTTGGTATAATTAACAAGAAATTTATAAGTGCTTtggatattttaaacaaaaatccaGAATTAag GCACttgatttcaattaaaaaaaaaaacactgatatcaaaatacaaaaaaatatttga
- the LOC132919927 gene encoding SPRY domain-containing protein 7: MAIVLSCFKRCFDGIKYTEHTSFPLINPICLDTSRMGNEVVIVKNGTRICGSGGVLCTAPIVQNKCYFEVKVQQSGIWGVGLALNDVDLCKAPGGHDQYSWVLCNDGAQRHNQQVLKAIDNTIEEGDIIGIYYDHVELNYSINGQPVNEPITGIRGTVFPALFVDDGAILDIVLERFSYPPSNGYDKIMLEQSIL, from the exons ATGGCAATTGTGCTGTCATGTTTCAAAAGATGCTTCGATGGCATCAAGTACACAGAACATACATCCTTTCCACTAATCAACCCTATATGTTTGGATACCAGCCGAATGG GTAATGAAGTAGTGATCGTGAAAAATGGTACTAGAATATGCGGTAGTGGTGGTGTCTTGTGTACTGCACCAATAGTGCAAAATAAATGTTACTTTGAAGTAAAAGTACAACAATCTG GAATCTGGGGAGTAGGTTTAGCTCTGAATGATGTAGATCTGTGTAAAGCACCAGGTGGTCATGATCAATACTCGTGGGTGTTGTGCAATGATGGAGCACAACGACATAACCAGCAAGTTTTAAAAGCTATAGATAATACTATTGAAGAAGGtgatattatt ggTATTTACTATGATCATGtcgaattaaattattcaattaatggcCAACCAGTAAATGAACCGATTACAGGAATAAGAGGAACTGTATTTCCAGCTTTATTTG TGGATGATGGTGCAATATTAGACATTGTGTTGGAAAGATTTTCATACCCACCATCTAATGGTTATGATAAAATCATGTTAGAACAATCTAtactttaa